One Perca flavescens isolate YP-PL-M2 chromosome 14, PFLA_1.0, whole genome shotgun sequence genomic window carries:
- the LOC114568375 gene encoding BOLA class I histocompatibility antigen, alpha chain BL3-6 isoform X3 — protein MNRVTEDDPQYWQRNTGNALGTQQAFKVSIENNKQYFNQTGGAHIFQYMYGCEWDDETGEVNGFAQYGYDREDFISFDLKTETWIAPKHQAVITKHKWDNDKAWLAQKKLYHTQECPEWVKKYVDYGRSSLLRTDLPSVSLLQKSPSSPVSCHATGFYPDRAMMFWRKDGEELHEDVDLGEILPNHDGSFQMSVDLDLSSVPAEDWRRYDCVFHLSGVEDDIVTKLDKAEIRTNREKPVDMIIPIVAAGVVLALVLIAVIGVVIYKKVQNAPYRI, from the exons ATGAACAGAGTcacagaagatgatcctcagtACTGGCAGAGGAACACTGGGAACGCTCTGGGTACCCAGCAGGCCTTCAAAGTCAGTATTGAAAATAATAAGCAGTACTTCAACCAAACTGGag gtgctCACATTTTCCAGTACATGTACGGCTGTGAATGGGATGATGAGACTGGAGAGGTTAATGGATTCGCTCAGTATGGTTATGATAGAGAAGACTTCATATCATTTGACCTGAAGACAGAGACATGGATCGCTCCAAAACACCAGGCTGTCATCACCAAACACAAGTGGGACAATGACAAAGCTTGGCTAGCTCAGAAAAAACTCTACCACACCCAGGAGTGTCCTGAGTGGGTGAAGAAGTATGTGGACTATGGGAGGAGCTCTCTGCTGAGAACAG ATCTTCCCTCAGTGTCTCTCCTCCAGAAGTCTCCCTCCTCTCCAGTCAGCTGCCACGCTACAGGTTTCTACCCTGACAGAGCCATGATGTTCTGGAGGAAAGATGGAGAGGAGCTTCATGAGGACGTGGACCTCGGAGAGATCCTCCCCAACCACGATGGATCCTTCCAGATGAGTGTTGACCTGGACCTTTCATCAGTCCCAGCTGAAGACTGGAGGAGGTACGACTGTGTGTTTCATCTCTCTGGTGTGGAGGACGACATCGTCACCAAACTGGACAAAGCAGAGATCAGGACCAACAGAG AGAAACCCGTTGACATGATCATCCCCATAGTCGCTGCAGGGGTTGTTCTGGCTCTCGTCCTCATAGCTGTGATCGGAGTCGTCATTTATAAAAAGGTG caaAACGCCCCTTATCGC ATATGA
- the psmb8a gene encoding proteasome subunit beta type-8, whose translation MALLQVTGFKPYSELRGQILPAGQTHLFDRTNHYSFGTKTQEFAVPLGVDPSGFLKSCNRDGGVSIDLNHGTTTLAFKFRHGVIVAVDSRASAGRYLASNDVNKVIEINPYLLGTMSGSAADCQYWERLLAKECRLYRLRNNQRISVAAASKLLCNMMLGYRGMGLSMGSMICGWDKEGPGLYYVDENATRLSGQMFSTGCGSSFAYGVMDSGYREDMTVEEAYELGRRGIAHATHRDAYSGGVVNMYHMQEDGWIKVCKEDVSELIHRYRKGMF comes from the exons ATGGCTCTTTTACAAGTAACTGGTTTTAAGCCTTATTCTGAACTCCGTGGGCAGATTCTTCCGGCAGGACAGACGCATCTCTTCGACCGAACCAACCACTACAGTTTCGGGACCAAAACTCAAGAATTTGCTGTTCCTCTGGGTGTAGAC CCTTCCGGGTTTCTCAAATCCTGTAACCGTGATGGAGGTGTGTCCATAGACCTGAACCACGGTACGACCACCCTGGCCTTCAAGTTCAGACATGGAGTCATCGTGGCTGTGGACTCCAGAGCCTCAGCTGGCCGTTATTTAG CATCCAACGATGTCAACAAGGTCATAGAGATCAACCCGTACCTGCTGGGCACCATGTCGGGCAGCGCTGCAGACTGCCAGTACTGGGAGAGACTCCTGGCTAAAGAGTGCAG GCTGTACAGGCTGAGGAACAACCAGAGGATCTCTGTGGCTGCAGCCTCCAAGCTGCTGTGTAACATGATGCTGGGTTACAGAGGCATGGGCCTCTCTATGGGAAGCATGATCTGTGGATGGGACAAAGag GGCCCTGGTCTGTACTATGTGGATGAGAATGCGACGCGTCTCTCTGGCCAAATGTTCTCTACCGGCTGTGGCAGCAGTTTCGCCTACGGTGTGATGGACAGCGGTTACCGGGAAGACATGACGGTTGAGGAGGCGTATGAACTGGGCCGTCGGGGCATCGCTCACGCCACACACAGGGACGCCTATTCTGGAGGCGTGGTCAACA tgtACCACATGCAGGAGGATGGCTGGATAAAGGTGTGTAAGGAAGACGTATCAGAGTTGATCCACCGCTACAGGAAGGGAATGTTCTGA
- the LOC114568374 gene encoding class I histocompatibility antigen, F10 alpha chain, whose product MYAIVILLLLHFHDTSAVTHSLKNFYTASSGVPNFPEFVVVGLVDGVEITHYDSNTWRTEPKQDWMSRVTEKDPHYWHTQTEILKGHQQTFKANIEVAKQRFNQTGGSHIAQWMYGCEWDNETEEVNGFMQSGYDGEDFISFDLKTESWIAPQQQAVITKHKFDHNDAQTAQYKHYLTQECPEWGKKYVDYGRSSLLRRDLPSVSLLQKSPSSPVSCHATGFYPDRAMMFWRKDGEELHEDVDLGEILPNHDGSFQMSVDLDLSSVPAGDWRRYDCVFQLAGMKKDIITRLYKAEIRTNREKPTDVTIIMISAAVAVVVLILVLIAVIGFIIYKKKNDKFAQPSKSYQQDKKTSPDIPRTRTLSNTESEDSSSASSTVNSYTELLKSGQ is encoded by the exons ATGTATGCTATTGTTATTTTACTGCTGCTCCACTTCCACGATACATCTGCGG TGACTCACTCTCTGAAGAATTTCTACACTGCGTCTTCTGGAGTCCCAAACTTCCCAGAGTTTGTGGTTGTTGGATTGGTTGATGGCGTTGAGATAACTCACTATGACAGTAACACCTGGAGAACAGAACCCAAACAGGACTGGATGAGCAGAGTCACAGAAAAGGATCCTCACTACTGGCACACGCAGACTGAGATCTTGAAGGGTCACCAGCAGACCTTCAAAGCCAACATTGAAGTTGCAAAGCAGCGCTTCAACCAAACTGGag gttctCACATTGCCCAGTGGATGTACGGCTGTGAGTGGGACAATGAGACTGAAGAGGTTAATGGATTTATGCAGTCTGGTTATGATGGAGAAGACTTCATATCATTTGACCTGAAGACAGAGTCATGGATCGCTCCACAACAACAGGCTGTCATCACCAAACACAAGTTTGATCATAACGACGCTCAGACAGCACAGTATAAACACTACCTGACCCAGGAGTGTCCTGAGTGGGGGAAGAAGTATGTGGACTATGGGAGGAGCTCTTTGCTGAGAAGAG atcTTCCCTCAGTGTCTCTCCTCCAGAAGTCTCCCTCCTCTCCAGTCAGCTGCCACGCTACAGGTTTCTACCCTGACAGAGCCATGATGTTCTGGAGGAAAGATGGAGAGGAGCTTCATGAGGACGTGGACCTCGGAGAGATCCTCCCCAACCACGATGGATCCTTCCAGATGAGTGTTGACCTGGACCTTTCATCAGTCCCAGCTGGAGACTGGAGGAGGTACGACTGTGTGTTTCAGCTCGCTGGTATGAAGAAAGACATCATCACCAGACTGTACAAAGCAGAGATCAGGACAAACAGAG AGAAGCCCACTGATGTGACCATCATAATGATCTCTGCTGCAGTGGCAGTGGTTGTTCTCATTCTCGTCCTCATCGCTGTGATTGGATTCATCATTTACAAAAAGAAGAATG ACAAATTTGCTCAACCGT CTAAATCCTATCAACAAG ACAAGAAGACTTCACCTGACATTCCTCGTACAAGAACATTGAGCAACACAG aGTCAGAGGATTCTTCAAGTGCTTCTTCTACAGTAAACAGCTACACAGAATTGCTCAAAAG TGGCCAGTGA
- the LOC114568375 gene encoding H-2 class I histocompatibility antigen, Q9 alpha chain isoform X1 gives MVDSGARAGRTVSVSPDKQTEKSLISLSKVQKRQLTMKTGLVLLLLGLIHDAAAVTHSLKYFYTASSGVPNFPEYVIVGLVDDVEMFHYDSNTKRAEPKQDWMNRVTEDDPQYWQRNTGNALGTQQAFKVSIENNKQYFNQTGGAHIFQYMYGCEWDDETGEVNGFAQYGYDREDFISFDLKTETWIAPKHQAVITKHKWDNDKAWLAQKKLYHTQECPEWVKKYVDYGRSSLLRTDLPSVSLLQKSPSSPVSCHATGFYPDRAMMFWRKDGEELHEDVDLGEILPNHDGSFQMSVDLDLSSVPAEDWRRYDCVFHLSGVEDDIVTKLDKAEIRTNREKPVDMIIPIVAAGVVLALVLIAVIGVVIYKKVQNAPYRI, from the exons ATGGTTGACTCTGGTGCTCGAGCTGGAAGGACGGTGTCCGTTTCTCCGGATAAACAAACAGAGAAGTCATTAATAAGTCTATCAAAGGTTCAGAAGAGACAGCTCACAATGAAGACCGGTCTTGTTCTGCTCCTCCTGGGACTCATACATGACGCCGCAGCAG TGACTCACTCTCTGAAGTATTTCTACACTGCGTCTTCTGGAGTCCCAAACTTCCCAGAGTATGTGATTGTTGGATTGGTTGATGACGTTGAGATGTTTCACTATGACAGCAACACCAAGAGAGCAGAACCCAAACAGGACTGGATGAACAGAGTcacagaagatgatcctcagtACTGGCAGAGGAACACTGGGAACGCTCTGGGTACCCAGCAGGCCTTCAAAGTCAGTATTGAAAATAATAAGCAGTACTTCAACCAAACTGGag gtgctCACATTTTCCAGTACATGTACGGCTGTGAATGGGATGATGAGACTGGAGAGGTTAATGGATTCGCTCAGTATGGTTATGATAGAGAAGACTTCATATCATTTGACCTGAAGACAGAGACATGGATCGCTCCAAAACACCAGGCTGTCATCACCAAACACAAGTGGGACAATGACAAAGCTTGGCTAGCTCAGAAAAAACTCTACCACACCCAGGAGTGTCCTGAGTGGGTGAAGAAGTATGTGGACTATGGGAGGAGCTCTCTGCTGAGAACAG ATCTTCCCTCAGTGTCTCTCCTCCAGAAGTCTCCCTCCTCTCCAGTCAGCTGCCACGCTACAGGTTTCTACCCTGACAGAGCCATGATGTTCTGGAGGAAAGATGGAGAGGAGCTTCATGAGGACGTGGACCTCGGAGAGATCCTCCCCAACCACGATGGATCCTTCCAGATGAGTGTTGACCTGGACCTTTCATCAGTCCCAGCTGAAGACTGGAGGAGGTACGACTGTGTGTTTCATCTCTCTGGTGTGGAGGACGACATCGTCACCAAACTGGACAAAGCAGAGATCAGGACCAACAGAG AGAAACCCGTTGACATGATCATCCCCATAGTCGCTGCAGGGGTTGTTCTGGCTCTCGTCCTCATAGCTGTGATCGGAGTCGTCATTTATAAAAAGGTG caaAACGCCCCTTATCGC ATATGA
- the psmb9a gene encoding proteasome subunit beta type-9 → MLEETGPEWLSEEVKTGTTIIAIEFNGGVVLGSDSRVSAGDSVVNRVMNKLSPLHDKIYCALSGSAADAQTIAEMVNYQLDVHSLEIDEDPQVRSAATLVRNISYKYKEELSAHLIVAGWDRKDKGQVFATLNGLLTRQPFAVGGSGSSYVYGFVDAEYRKGMNKEECQQFVVNTLSLAMNRDGSSGGVAYIVSIDEHGTEEKVILGNDLPTFFDQ, encoded by the exons ATGTTGGAAGAAACGGGGCCCGAGTGGTTGTCTGAGGAGGTGAAAACTGGA ACGACCATCATAGCCATAGAGTTTAATGGAGGGGTCGTGCTGGGGTCTGATTCTCGAGTGTCTGCAGG GGACTCAGTGGTGAACAGGGTGATGAACAAGCTGTCCCCCCTCCATGACAAGATCTACTGTGCTCTGTCGGGCTCTGCAGCAGACGCTCAGACCATCGCTGAGATGGTCAACTACCAGCTCGACGTCCACAG TCTTGAGATAGACGAGGATCCCCAGGTCCGCTCAGCTGCCACTCTGGTGAGGAACATCTCGTACAAGTACAAGGAGGAGCTGTCGGCGCATCTCATCGTGGCCGGCTGGGACAGGAAAGATAAAGGACAG GTGTTTGCAACCCTGAATGGTCTCCTGACGAGGCAACCTTTTGCAGTCGGTGGCTCTGGCAGCTCATATGTTTATGGGTTTGTTGATGCTGAATATCGTAAGGGCATGAACAAGGAGGAGTGCCAGCAGTTTGTTGTCAAca CTCTCTCTTTGGCAATGAACCGTGATGGCTCCAGTGGCGGCGTGGCCTATATTGTCTCCATTGATGAACACGGCACAGAAGAGAAAGTTATTCTAGGGAATGACTTACCAACCTTCTTTGATCAGTGA
- the psmb12 gene encoding proteasome 20S subunit beta 12 → MEKRCTDSQVKGVSTGTTILAATFDGGVVIGSDSRASIGGEYVSSKTINKVIQVHDRIFSCIAGSLADAQAVTKAAKFHLSFHSVQMETPPLVIAAASVLKELCYKNKDELQAGFITAGWDRKNGPQVYVVSLGGMLISQPVTIGGSGSTYIYGYVDAKYKPNMSKEECLQFATNALALAMGRDNVSGGVAHLVVVTESGVEHVVVPGDKLPKFHDE, encoded by the exons ATGGAGAAACGCTGCACGGACTCACAAGTCAAAGGAGTCAGCACAGGG ACCACCATCCTGGCTGCTACTTTTGATGGAGGGGTCGTGATTGGGTCAGATTCCAGGGCTTCCATTGGAGG GGAATATGTATCATCGAAGACAATCAACAAGGTGATTCAGGTTCATGACCGGATCTTCAGCTGCATTGCTGGCTCACTCGCAGATGCTCAGGCCGTCACCAAGGCTGCAAAGTTCCACCTGTCCTTCCACAG TGTCCAGATGGAGACCCCTCCGCTGGTGATAGCAGCAGCCTCGGTGCTAAAAGAACTGTGTTACAAAAACAAAGACGAGCTGCAGGCCGGCTTCATCACAGCAGGTTGGGACAGGAAGAATGGACCACAG GTGTACGTCGTGTCTCTAGGCGGGATGTTAATCAGTCAGCCAGTGACCATCGGTGGCTCAGGCAGCACTTACATCTACGGCTATGTTGACGCCAAATACAAACCCAACATGAGCAAAGAGGAATGCCTACAGTTTGCAACTAATG CTCTTGCTCTGGCCATGGGCAGAGACAACGTCAGCGGGGGCGTGGCTCACCTGGTGGTGGTCACGGAGAGCGGGGTGGAGCATGTGGTTGTTCCTGGTGACAAGCTGCCTAAGTTCCatgatgaataa
- the psmb13a gene encoding proteasome 20S subunit beta 13a has protein sequence MALSNVFETPAPGFNFDNTSRNAALEGLFDGGQTPKPMKTGTTIAGVVFKDGVVLGADTRATSSEVVADKMCAKIHYIAPNIYCCGAGTAADTEKTTDILSSNLTIFSLNSGRNPRVVMAVSILQDMLYRYRGQIGANLILGGVDCTGNHLYTVGPYGSVNKVPYLSMGSGDLAALGILEDGFKHDMELEEAKELVRLAIHAGIMSDLGSGNNIDICVITRQGVDYIRPYQVSEYKDNRKTKYKYRPGTTPVLTEKVVRLKLEVVQESMQRMDTA, from the exons ATGGCGCTATCAAATGTCTTCGAAACTCCTGCACCTGGGTTTAATTTCGACAACACGTCAAG aAATGCTGCATTAGAGGGTCTTTTTGATGGAGGACAGACACCTAAACCTATGAAAACAGGCACCACCATAGCAGGAGTGGTGTTCAAG gatggGGTGGTGCTGGGAGCAGACACAAGAGCTACCTCCAGTGAAGTGGTGGCCGACAAGATGTGCGCAAAGATCCATTACATTGCTCCAAATATATA TTGTTGTGGAGCAGGAACAGCAGCAGATACAGAGAAGACCACAGATATTCTCTCCTCCAACCTGACCATCTTCTCTCTGAACAGCGGGAGGAACCCTCGTGTTGTCATGGCCGTCAGCATACTACAGGATATGTTGTACAG GTATCGTGGCCAAATTGGTGCCAATCTTATACTGGGAGGAGTAGATTGCACTGGGAACCATCTGTACACTGTGGGGCCTTATGGGAGTGTAAATAAGGTGCCTTACCTTTCAATGG GATCTGGTGATCTGGCTGCTCTCGGGATTCTAGAGGATGGCTTCAAACACGACATGGAG CTGGAGGAGGCGAAGGAGCTGGTGCGTCTCGCCATCCACGCGGGCATCATGAGTGACCTCGGCTCAGGCAACAACATCGACATCTGCGTCATCACCAGACAAGGAGTGGACTACATCAGACCCTACCAGGTGTcagagtacaaagacaacag GAAAACTAAATACAAATACCGTCCAGGCACAACACCGGTTCTGACAGAGAAAGTAGTCCGCTTAAAGCTGGAGGTTGTGCAGGAGTCCATGCAGCGGATGGATACAGCCTGA
- the LOC114568375 gene encoding H-2 class I histocompatibility antigen, Q9 alpha chain isoform X2 — MVDSGARAGRTVSVSPDKQTEKSLISLSKVQKRQLTMKTGLVLLLLGLIHDAAAVTHSLKYFYTASSGVPNFPEYVIVGLVDDVEMFHYDSNTKRAEPKQDWMNRVTEDDPQYWQRNTGNALGTQQAFKVSIENNKQYFNQTGGAHIFQYMYGCEWDDETGEVNGFAQYGYDREDFISFDLKTETWIAPKHQAVITKHKWDNDKAWLAQKKLYHTQECPEWVKKYVDYGRSSLLRTDLPSVSLLQKSPSSPVSCHATGFYPDRAMMFWRKDGEELHEDVDLGEILPNHDGSFQMSVDLDLSSVPAEDWRRYDCVFHLSGVEDDIVTKLDKAEIRTNREKPVDMIIPIVAAGVVLALVLIAVIGVVIYKKQNAPYRI, encoded by the exons ATGGTTGACTCTGGTGCTCGAGCTGGAAGGACGGTGTCCGTTTCTCCGGATAAACAAACAGAGAAGTCATTAATAAGTCTATCAAAGGTTCAGAAGAGACAGCTCACAATGAAGACCGGTCTTGTTCTGCTCCTCCTGGGACTCATACATGACGCCGCAGCAG TGACTCACTCTCTGAAGTATTTCTACACTGCGTCTTCTGGAGTCCCAAACTTCCCAGAGTATGTGATTGTTGGATTGGTTGATGACGTTGAGATGTTTCACTATGACAGCAACACCAAGAGAGCAGAACCCAAACAGGACTGGATGAACAGAGTcacagaagatgatcctcagtACTGGCAGAGGAACACTGGGAACGCTCTGGGTACCCAGCAGGCCTTCAAAGTCAGTATTGAAAATAATAAGCAGTACTTCAACCAAACTGGag gtgctCACATTTTCCAGTACATGTACGGCTGTGAATGGGATGATGAGACTGGAGAGGTTAATGGATTCGCTCAGTATGGTTATGATAGAGAAGACTTCATATCATTTGACCTGAAGACAGAGACATGGATCGCTCCAAAACACCAGGCTGTCATCACCAAACACAAGTGGGACAATGACAAAGCTTGGCTAGCTCAGAAAAAACTCTACCACACCCAGGAGTGTCCTGAGTGGGTGAAGAAGTATGTGGACTATGGGAGGAGCTCTCTGCTGAGAACAG ATCTTCCCTCAGTGTCTCTCCTCCAGAAGTCTCCCTCCTCTCCAGTCAGCTGCCACGCTACAGGTTTCTACCCTGACAGAGCCATGATGTTCTGGAGGAAAGATGGAGAGGAGCTTCATGAGGACGTGGACCTCGGAGAGATCCTCCCCAACCACGATGGATCCTTCCAGATGAGTGTTGACCTGGACCTTTCATCAGTCCCAGCTGAAGACTGGAGGAGGTACGACTGTGTGTTTCATCTCTCTGGTGTGGAGGACGACATCGTCACCAAACTGGACAAAGCAGAGATCAGGACCAACAGAG AGAAACCCGTTGACATGATCATCCCCATAGTCGCTGCAGGGGTTGTTCTGGCTCTCGTCCTCATAGCTGTGATCGGAGTCGTCATTTATAAAAAG caaAACGCCCCTTATCGC ATATGA